The following proteins are encoded in a genomic region of Salminus brasiliensis chromosome 17, fSalBra1.hap2, whole genome shotgun sequence:
- the rps15 gene encoding small ribosomal subunit protein uS19: MADVEQKKKRTFRKFTYRGVDLDQLLDMSYEQLMQLYCARQRRRLNRGLRRKQQSLLKRLRKAKKEAPPMEKPEVVKTHLRDMVILPEMVGSMVGVYNGKTFNQVEIKPEMIGHYLGEFSITYKPVKHGRPGIGATHSSRFIPLK, from the exons ATG GCGGACGTTGAGCAGAAGAAAAAGCGTACCTTCAGGAAGTTCACCTACAGAGGTGTGGACCTGGACCAACTCTTGGACATGTCCTA TGAGCAGCTCATGCAGCTGTACTGTGCTCGCCAGAGGAGGAGGTTGAACCGTGGGCTCAGAAGGAAGCAGCAGTCCCTCCTGAAGCGCCTGCGCAAGGCCAAGAAGGAGGCCCCTCCCATGGAGAAACCTGAGGTGGTGAAGACCCATCTGAGAGACATGGTCATCCTGCCTGAAATGGTGGGCTCCATGGTCGGCGTGTACAACGGCAAGACCTTCAACCAGGTTGAAATTAAG CCTGAGATGATTGGTCACTACCTTGGAGAGTTCTCCATCACATACAAGCCTGTTAAGCACGGTCGTCCTGGTATTGGAGCCACCCACTCCTCTCGCTTCATTCCTCTGAAGTAA
- the dda1 gene encoding DET1- and DDB1-associated protein 1, giving the protein MDKADFLKGLPVYNKTNFSRFHADSVCKASNRRPSVYLPTREYPSEQIIVTEKTNILLRYLHQQWDKKNAAKKREQEQGEGGSPAPPRKIARTDSQEMNEDS; this is encoded by the exons ATGGATAAA GCGGATTTCCTGAAAGGTCTCCCTGTGTACAACAAGACCAACTTCAGTAGATTTCATGCAGACTCTGTGTGCAAAGCATCG AATAGAAGACCATCAGTATATCTGCCTACACGGGAATACCCCTCGGAGCAAA TTATTGTTACAGAGAAAACAAACATTCTTTTGCGCTACCTTCATCAACAGTGGGACAAAAAG AATGCAGCCAAGAAGCGGGAGCAGGAGCAGGGTGAAGGAGGAAGTCCTGCGCCTCCACGCAAAATCGCCCGGACTGATAGTCAAGAAATGAACGAAGACTCCTAA
- the abhd8b gene encoding protein ABHD8 produces MLTSFVDGILCCLTGKSANVVVPIETSEPADGFEFVEVKPGRVLRVRHIIPNRPVVEEPGSGEGGSVSCKRKITVYRNGQLLIENVSEATHPELVRCQNGDSTAEVEDLDSRQAVDPNAAMPQEQHQRRRRKPKRTVMIDCERKITRCKETHPDVALFFIHGVGGSLDIWGGQLDYFAQLGYEVIAPDLAGHGASSAPQITAAYTFYALAEDIRIIFKRYAKRRNILIGHSYGVSFCTFLAHEYPEQVHKVVMINGGGPTALEPSLCSIFNLPTCVLHCLSPCLSWSFLMAGFAHQGTKEKKLLKEKNAFNVSSFVLRSMMSGQYWPEGDEVYHAEITVPTLLVHGMYDKFVPIQEDQRMAEILLLGFLKVIDEGSHMVMMECPDTVNTLLHEFFLWQPATTSSKPKQETALPPTANKTSSTKEMARPTTAPKVTTSKPEHNLARPTTAPKMNHEGQK; encoded by the exons ATGTTGACCAGCTTCGTGGATGGAATCCTCTGCTGCTTAACAGGGAAATCTGCCAATGTTGTGGTTCCGATTGAAACGTCAGAGCCTGCGGATGGTTTCGAGTTTGTGGAGGTGAAGCCTGGCAGGGTGCTGCGGGTCCGTCACATCATCCCCAACCGGCCAGTGGTGGAGGAGCCGGGCAGTGGGGAGGGAGGCAGCGTCAGCTGTAAGAGGAAAATCACAGTATACCGCAACGGACAGTTACTGATCGAGAATGTGAGTGAAGCAACACATCCAGAGCTTGTGCGCTGTCAGAATGGAGACAGCACTGCAGAGGTGGAGGATCTGGACTCAAGGCAAGCTGTGGATCCCAATGCAGCTATGCCCCAAGAGCAGCACCAGCGCAGGCGGCGCAAACCCAAGCGCACTGTGATGATCGACTGTGAGCGCAAAATCACCCGCTGCAAAGAAACACACCCTGATGTGGCCTTGTTCTTCATACATGGAGTAGGAGGGTCTCTGGACATATGGGGGGGTCAGCTGGACTACTTTGCACAGCTAGGCTATGAAGTTATTGCCCCAGACCTCGCTGGCCATGGTGCAAGCTCCGCCCCTCAAATCACAGCTGCCTACACGTTTTACGCCCTGGCCGAGGACATACGGATAATATTCAAGAGATACGCAAAACGCAGGAACATTCTCATTGGACATTCATACGG tgtATCATTTTGTACCTTCCTGGCCCATGAGTATCCAGAGCAAGTTCACAAAGTGGTGATGATTAACGGTGGTGGCCCCACAGCTCTGGAACCCAGCCTCTGTTCAATCTTCAACCTGCCCACGTGTGTGCTGCATTGTTTGTCGCCGTGCCTGTCTTGGAGCTTCCTCAT GGCTGGGTTTGCCCATCAGGGGACAAAGGAAAAGAAACtcctaaaagagaaaaatgccTTCAACGTGTCCTCCTTTGTGCTGCGGTCTATGATGAGTGGTCAGTACTGGCCAGAGGGTGATGAGGTCTATCATGCTGAAATCACTGTGCCCACTCTCCTGGTGCATGGCATGTATGACAAGTTTGTGCCAATACAGGAGGACCAGCGCATGGCAGAG ATTCTGCTTCTGGGCTTCCTGAAGGTCATTGATGAGGGAAGCCACATGGTAATGATGGAATGCCCTGACACGGTCAATACCCTACTGCATGAATTTTTCCTCTGgcagccagccaccacctcctccAAACCTAAACAAGAAACAGCACTTCCACCAACCGCTAACAAGACCTCCAGCACTAAAGAAATGGCCAGGCCGACAACCGCCCCAAAGGTTACAACCTCGAAGCCTGAACATAACCTGGCGAGGCCAACAACTGCCCCAAAGATGAACCACGAGGGACAGAAATGA